In one Lolium rigidum isolate FL_2022 chromosome 3, APGP_CSIRO_Lrig_0.1, whole genome shotgun sequence genomic region, the following are encoded:
- the LOC124695312 gene encoding cytochrome P450 89A2-like, translated as MELLTFLSCLLAGLMVFLLSYTSRARAQATMHQVGDPAVAHRALIENADDFSNRPAAIFPVSLAIWPNGERNDSITTTSYGPHWRALRCNLTAEILSRLGSLEPLQQEAVRALVADVSTAAGGQVTIAGPITAAVFTLASRMCFGDNVDDDCIRTMGQVARDAIVAAEELSPRFNGSTLSKLANWRGFRRISGLVDRQAELYLPLIAARRKSRSPLCGGGVVRPYVDSLLDLRVPEDGGAGHRALRDGELVGLVFEFLGSLSGSTSACVEWTLAHLVDQPEVQRKLRCEIDEVEVLSSKSIRSMPYLNAVVLESLRMHPPVPYILDKKTWTYPDEFRPERFLAGGEAEDVGAAPGPKEIRMMPFGAGHRHCPGMSMGMLHIKHFVAALVREFEWAPSAEDCRGGVDMTEQNGFIKRMKKPLYARIMRRK; from the exons ATGGAGCTCCTTACTTTCCTCTCGTGCCTCCTAGCGGGTCTAATGGTCTTTCTGCTTAGCTACACTAGCCGAGCCCGTGCTCAAGCGACAATGCACCAGGTCGGCGACCCTGCTGTGGCCCACCGAGCGCTCATCGAGAACGCCGACGACTTCTCAAACCGGCCGGCGGCGATCTTCCCCGTCTCCCTCGCCATCTGGCCCAATGGCGAGCGGAACGACAGCATAACCACGACCAGCTACGGCCCGCACTGGCGTGCCCTCCGGTGCAACCTCACCGCCGAGATCCTCTCGCGCCTCGGTTCCCTCGAGCCGCTGCAGCAGGAGGCCGTTCGTGCCCTCGTCGCAGACGTTTCCACCGCCGCAGGAGGCCAGGTGACCATCGCTGGGCCCATCACCGCTGCCGTATTCACGCTGGCCTCGCGCATGTGCTTCGGCGACAATGTGGACGACGACTGTATCCGCACCATGGGACAGGTCGCACGGGACGCCATCGTCGCCGCCGAGGAGCTCAGCCCCAGGTTCAATGGCTCGACGCTATCCAAGCTCGCCAACTGGAGGGGGTTTCGCCGGATCTCCGGCCTGGTCGACCGGCAGGCCGAGCTGTACCTCCCTCTGATCGCGGCACGGAGGAAGTCGCGGTCTCCGCTCTGCGGTGGCGGCGTTGTCCGCCCTTACGTCGACTCGCTTCTTGACCTCCGTGTTCCGGAGGACGGTGGTGCCGGCCACCGCGCGCTCCGAGATGGCGAGCTGGTGGGCCTTGTGTTCGAGTTCCTTGGGTCGTTATCGGGGTCAACCTCAGCCTGTGTCGAGTGGACCCTCGCCCACCTCGTCGACCAGCCGGAGGTCCAGCGCAAGCTGCGCTGCGAGATCGACGAGGTAGAGGTACTCTCCAGCAAGAGCATTCGCAGCATGCCGTACCTGAACGCGGTTGTGCTCGAGAGCCTCCGCATGCACCCGCCGGTGCCGTACATCTT AGACAAGAAGACGTGGACATACCCCGATGAGTTCCGGCCGGAGCGTTTCCTTGCCGGAGGCGAGGCGGAGGACGTCGGCGCGGCGCCAGGCCCCAAGGAGATCAGGATGATGCCGTTCGGAGCGGGGCATAGGCACTGCCCAGGCATGAGTATGGGGATGCTACACATCAAGCATTTCGTGGCCGCGCTCGTCCGAGAGTTTGAGTGGGCGCCATCGGCGGAAGACTGCCGCGGCGGCGTCGATATGACGGAGCAGAACGGGTTCATAAAACGGATGAAGAAACCACTCTATGCGCGCATCATGCGGCGCAAGTAA
- the LOC124697951 gene encoding Werner Syndrome-like exonuclease, with translation MQSSDPPACPCAGEDDDFYWDDAAEAELQAIEAAYAAESAKRRRLPDWSSTAARPAPPFRPRHIPVLAAASPSSVLPPPTCGGIVKARHQQIAFSGKIVYCRTRSEVEKATAEIARNIERMKASGPVSLGFDLEWRPFPRRGEPPCKVALMQLCMDKTHCYLMHIIHSGVPPILKSLLEDSSSVKVGVCIDNDARKMFNDYDVRVQPLTDLSIIANVKLAGPQRRWSLAALTEMITCKELPKPSNIRMGNWESCVLSKQQLQYAATDAYISWYLYEVLRSLPDYDVDAEKEIV, from the exons ATGCAGTCCAGCGATCCTCCCGCGTGTCCCTGCGCCGGCGAAGACGATGATTTCTACTGGGACGACGCGGCAGAGGCGGAGCTCCAGGCCATCGAGGCCGCCTACGCCGCGGAGTCCGccaagcgccgccgcctccccgactGGTCCAGCACCGCCGCCAGGCCAGCCCCTCCATTTCGCCCCCGGCACATCCCTGTCCTGGCggcagcctcgccgtcgtcggtcctCCCGCCTCCCACTTGCGGAG GGATTGTGAAGGCGAGGCACCAACAAATAGCATTCAGTGGTAAGATAGTATATTGCCGGACGCGTTCTGAAGTGGAGAAAGCTACTGCAGAAATTGCGCGCAACATCGAAAGAATGAAGGCCTCTGGCCCGGTCTCCCTTGGATTTGATCTCGAATGGAGACCCTTTCCACGGAGAG GAGAACCGCCATGTAAAGTCGCTCTAATGCAATTGTGCATGGACAAAACTCACTGTTACCTCATGCATATCATTCACTCTGGAGTACCTCCTATATTGAAGTCTCTTCTGGAGGACAGTTCATCTGTTAAA GTTGGAGTATGTATAGACAATGATGCCAGGAAGATGTTCAATGATTATGATGTCCGTGTACAACCATTGACGGATTTGTCAATTATTGCAAATGTCAAGTTAGCTGGGCCTCAAAGAAGATGGAGTCTTGCTGCATTAACCGAAATGATTACATGTAAAGAG TTGCCAAAGCCCAGCAACATCAGAATGGGAAACTGGGAGTCTTGCGTCCTCTCAAaacagcaacttcagtatgctgCAACTGATGCCTACATCTCGTGGTACTTGTATGAG GTACTGCGGAGTCTTCcagattatgatgtcgatgctgaaAAGGAGATTGTTTAG